The Trueperaceae bacterium genome includes a window with the following:
- a CDS encoding dihydroorotase produces the protein MSDHQAEDPTGSEPTSKRQSPSRSRTSARRGASGPRTVLRRARLASADGLSEPTDVYVRGGLVEGFDLGGAVDLELDAREQLVTPAFIDLHAHLRDPGQEVKEDLASGLAAAAAGGFGTVVSMANTTPPVDDPGLVTDLVRRAELIGQARLRPAATVSVGMRGERLTDFAALKAAGAVMLTDDGIPIADAHLMRRACEYAAELGLVIQTHSEEPHLRADGVMNEGRVSRELGLPGNTASAEAVMVFRDTEIARLTGARVHIAHVSCERAMRVAEWQRANGAPITIEVTPQHLTLTDESLRAFDPVFKVAPPLRTAADVAHLKEALRRGAVDNIGTDHAPHTLAEKERDLLEAPFGIANLEVTFALLYTRLVLTGELPLAALLRLLQGGPASVMGWQAPTLTPGAAADLTVIDLESELPVQGRSFKSKAKHNPWEGERLRGWPRLTLVRGNVCYDREAGDR, from the coding sequence GTGTCCGATCACCAGGCAGAAGACCCCACCGGCTCCGAGCCGACCTCCAAGCGGCAGTCGCCCTCACGCAGCCGAACGAGCGCACGCCGCGGCGCGTCCGGGCCGCGCACGGTACTGCGCCGCGCCCGCCTCGCCTCCGCCGACGGCCTGTCAGAGCCCACCGACGTCTACGTCAGAGGCGGCCTCGTCGAGGGCTTCGACCTCGGCGGCGCCGTCGACCTCGAGCTGGACGCGCGCGAGCAGCTGGTGACGCCGGCCTTCATCGACCTCCACGCGCACTTGCGCGACCCCGGCCAGGAGGTGAAGGAAGACCTCGCAAGCGGCCTGGCTGCGGCGGCGGCCGGCGGCTTCGGCACGGTCGTCAGCATGGCCAACACCACGCCGCCGGTGGACGACCCGGGCTTGGTGACCGACCTCGTCCGCCGCGCCGAGCTGATCGGCCAGGCGCGCCTCAGACCGGCGGCGACCGTGAGCGTCGGCATGCGAGGCGAGCGCCTCACCGACTTCGCCGCCTTGAAAGCCGCCGGCGCCGTCATGCTCACGGACGATGGCATCCCCATCGCCGACGCCCACCTCATGCGCCGCGCCTGCGAGTACGCCGCCGAGCTCGGCCTTGTCATCCAGACCCACTCGGAGGAGCCGCACCTGCGCGCCGACGGCGTCATGAACGAGGGCCGCGTCAGCCGCGAGCTCGGTTTGCCCGGCAACACGGCGTCGGCCGAGGCGGTCATGGTCTTCCGCGACACCGAGATCGCGCGACTGACGGGCGCCAGGGTGCATATAGCCCACGTGAGCTGCGAGCGCGCCATGCGGGTCGCGGAGTGGCAGCGCGCCAACGGCGCCCCGATCACCATCGAGGTCACGCCGCAGCACCTGACGCTGACGGACGAGAGCCTGCGCGCCTTCGATCCGGTCTTCAAGGTCGCCCCTCCCCTGCGCACGGCCGCCGACGTGGCCCACCTCAAGGAGGCGTTGCGGCGGGGCGCGGTCGACAACATCGGCACCGACCATGCCCCCCACACGCTGGCCGAGAAGGAGCGCGACCTCCTCGAGGCGCCCTTCGGCATCGCCAACCTCGAGGTGACCTTCGCGCTCCTCTACACGCGCCTCGTGCTCACGGGCGAGCTGCCGCTCGCCGCCCTGCTGCGCCTCCTGCAGGGCGGCCCCGCCTCCGTGATGGGCTGGCAGGCCCCGACCCTGACCCCAGGGGCGGCTGCCGACCTGACGGTCATAGACCTCGAGAGCGAGCTGCCCGTGCAGGGCCGCTCGTTCAAGAGCAAGGCGAAGCACAACCCGTGGGAAGGGGAGCGGCTGCGGGGCTGGCCGCGCCTGACGCTCGTGCGCGGGAACGTCTGCTACGACCGTGAGGCCGGCGACCGCTAG
- a CDS encoding Crp/Fnr family transcriptional regulator encodes MTAAADATHLRAHPLARGGLADPRTALHVGTPPSPQAEVSTNPSAVPVISAFNDVAQGLPVHAYAKGDLLYQADAPATALFYLEAGLVALELNTPKPRIGALAGPGDVIGALTPGCGGYLESAVALSGEVAVRVLDERARAELPAAELATLIARAAGARLAALTQALEDGEHPVPARVARAFLRLGSRFGQGLADGTVRLTLPVTHDTLAAMVGAARETTTAVVADMRRLGLLEGTRGSYRMRPAELTEYALEATLSAT; translated from the coding sequence ATGACGGCAGCCGCGGACGCCACCCACCTGCGCGCCCACCCCCTGGCGCGCGGTGGCCTTGCAGACCCACGTACCGCACTGCACGTCGGCACCCCGCCCTCCCCCCAAGCGGAGGTGTCGACCAACCCGTCCGCGGTTCCCGTCATCTCCGCCTTCAACGACGTCGCCCAGGGCCTTCCGGTTCACGCCTACGCCAAGGGCGACCTGCTCTACCAGGCGGACGCGCCGGCCACCGCGCTCTTCTACCTGGAGGCCGGGCTCGTGGCGCTCGAACTGAACACGCCCAAGCCGCGCATCGGCGCCCTGGCCGGTCCGGGCGACGTGATCGGCGCCCTCACACCCGGGTGCGGCGGTTACCTGGAGAGCGCCGTGGCGCTCAGCGGGGAGGTCGCCGTCCGGGTGCTCGACGAGCGCGCCCGGGCCGAGCTGCCGGCGGCCGAGCTCGCCACCCTCATCGCGCGGGCGGCGGGCGCGCGGCTCGCCGCGCTCACGCAGGCCTTGGAAGACGGCGAGCACCCCGTGCCCGCGCGCGTGGCGCGCGCGTTCCTGCGCCTCGGCTCCCGCTTCGGCCAGGGCCTGGCGGACGGCACGGTGCGCCTGACGCTGCCCGTCACGCACGACACGCTCGCGGCCATGGTGGGAGCTGCCCGCGAGACGACCACGGCCGTCGTCGCGGACATGCGGCGGCTCGGCCTGCTGGAAGGCACGCGCGGCAGCTACCGCATGCGGCCGGCTGAGCTGACGGAGTACGCGCTCGAGGCCACCCTCAGCGCCACCTGA
- a CDS encoding SCO family protein, translated as MSRAIKVLWSVAALVVLGAGAYYWGVARAKPALAGTVLQNPVPVTGLKLVDTAGHEVDLADDFAGSVTLVFFGYTRCPDVCPLTMARLTRAYEILGAPAGLKVVMVSVDPGHDTPEVMAEYLSRYHPDFVGLTGTNSQVAEAARAFFVGYVGSGATVAHTDVVGVLDRRGALRYIYGQDVVVKLGDDIPELLREL; from the coding sequence GTGAGTCGCGCTATCAAGGTCTTGTGGTCCGTCGCGGCGCTGGTCGTCCTCGGGGCAGGCGCCTACTACTGGGGCGTCGCCCGGGCCAAGCCGGCGTTGGCCGGTACCGTGCTCCAGAACCCGGTGCCGGTAACGGGCCTGAAGCTCGTCGACACGGCGGGGCACGAGGTCGACCTCGCCGACGACTTCGCCGGCTCCGTCACGCTCGTGTTCTTCGGCTACACGCGCTGCCCCGACGTCTGCCCGCTGACGATGGCGCGCCTGACGCGCGCGTACGAGATCCTCGGCGCGCCCGCCGGCTTGAAGGTCGTGATGGTGTCCGTCGATCCGGGTCACGACACGCCGGAGGTCATGGCCGAGTACCTGAGTCGTTACCATCCCGACTTCGTCGGGTTGACCGGCACCAACTCGCAGGTCGCCGAGGCGGCCAGGGCGTTCTTCGTCGGCTACGTCGGCTCGGGCGCCACGGTGGCGCATACGGACGTGGTCGGGGTGCTCGACCGCCGCGGCGCCCTGCGCTACATCTACGGGCAGGACGTCGTCGTGAAGCTGGGCGACGACATCCCGGAACTACTGCGCGAGCTCTGA
- a CDS encoding PAS domain S-box protein yields MDRLGYTVKASLGSEDDGHGGSPTSQQRAGLGTLLLAEVFARVNDGLIVLDQADQVIAANPAAEALLHVKPGGLVGLPLVKLLPVSAPLLALVVAPDRRGTLELEVDLVRPFGGLVPASVSAFRLDDGRTVLVCHAPSTATLDSRSPRAERRSRRMIESSPEVRFVIDSHERIEYASPSAAELGLVASEHTEADVWRLVHPRDRAAAQLALAARYDRSAEPLEDVVVTVRVRVAGRWRWFEARVTDLTDDPDIRGLLVQARDTTERVEELKRLRASEAYLRAIFERNHDGLVLLDRRKQLVRLVGRSQEDLGYTTADLLGARNTHLVHPDDREALSDAFDMVEARLGATEQVRLRVRDKAGAYHWIEGSLSNMLHDPDVRAFVLTYRSVGEHGPTVDRVRSLNDQLTRRVQHLQSLRRIDMAINNSADLRLVFDIFMNQVVQDLGIDAVAVLLYEPQLQQLRPFMGLGFASELRSSTRVPLGEGPAGRAAADQRNVYIPDLRVGSVCGAAIGPEAQAGFSSYMAVPMSAKGQLHGVLELYAYRPLDATPEWQEYLETYADQGAIALENSQLVRTLERTNQELQRAYDRTIEGWASALDLKDEETAGHSKRVTDMAVRLARKLGVPAQELVHLQRGALLHDIGKMGIPDHILLKRGPLDAEEFEVMRQHPVYAYNLLFPIEFLRPALDIPYCHHEKWDGTGYPRRLQGEQIPLAARIFAIVDVYDALTSDRPYREAWPQERALGHIRDQSGTHFDPRVVQAFFDLLEHEVSTEQRV; encoded by the coding sequence ATGGACCGGCTCGGCTACACCGTGAAGGCGTCGCTCGGCAGCGAGGACGACGGGCACGGCGGTAGCCCGACAAGTCAGCAGCGGGCGGGGCTCGGCACGTTACTGCTTGCCGAGGTGTTCGCGCGGGTCAACGACGGGCTCATCGTCCTCGATCAGGCCGACCAGGTCATAGCCGCCAACCCGGCGGCGGAAGCGCTCCTGCATGTGAAACCGGGCGGGCTCGTCGGCCTGCCGCTCGTGAAGCTCCTCCCCGTCTCCGCTCCGCTACTGGCGCTGGTGGTGGCTCCGGACCGCCGCGGTACCCTCGAGCTCGAGGTCGACCTCGTCAGGCCGTTCGGTGGGCTCGTGCCGGCATCGGTGAGCGCCTTCAGGCTCGACGACGGCCGCACCGTGCTCGTGTGTCACGCGCCGAGCACCGCCACGCTCGACTCGCGCTCGCCGCGCGCGGAACGGCGTTCCCGCCGCATGATCGAGAGCTCCCCGGAGGTCCGGTTCGTCATCGACTCCCACGAGCGCATCGAGTACGCCTCGCCCTCCGCGGCCGAGCTCGGGTTGGTGGCGAGCGAGCACACCGAGGCCGACGTGTGGCGCCTCGTGCACCCTCGCGACAGGGCCGCCGCGCAGCTGGCGCTGGCGGCGCGCTACGACCGCTCGGCCGAGCCCCTGGAGGACGTGGTCGTCACCGTCCGCGTGCGCGTGGCCGGCCGGTGGCGTTGGTTCGAGGCGCGCGTCACGGACCTCACCGACGATCCCGACATCCGTGGCCTGCTCGTGCAGGCGCGCGATACCACCGAGCGCGTCGAGGAGCTGAAGCGCCTGCGCGCGAGCGAGGCGTACCTGCGCGCCATCTTCGAGCGCAACCACGACGGCCTCGTGCTTCTCGACCGCCGCAAGCAGCTCGTGAGGCTGGTGGGCAGGTCGCAGGAGGACCTCGGTTACACGACCGCCGACCTGCTCGGCGCCCGCAACACCCACCTCGTCCACCCGGACGACAGGGAGGCCCTCTCCGACGCCTTCGACATGGTCGAGGCGCGCTTGGGCGCCACCGAGCAGGTCAGGTTGAGGGTGCGCGACAAGGCGGGCGCGTACCACTGGATCGAGGGGTCGCTCTCCAACATGCTCCACGACCCCGACGTGCGCGCGTTCGTCCTCACGTACCGCAGCGTCGGCGAGCACGGCCCGACCGTCGACAGGGTCAGGTCGCTCAACGACCAGCTGACCCGCCGCGTGCAGCACCTCCAGTCGCTCAGGCGCATCGACATGGCCATCAACAACAGCGCCGACCTGAGGCTCGTGTTCGACATCTTCATGAACCAGGTCGTGCAGGACCTCGGCATCGACGCCGTCGCGGTCCTCCTGTACGAGCCCCAGCTGCAGCAGCTCAGGCCCTTCATGGGGCTCGGCTTCGCGAGCGAGCTCCGCTCGAGCACGCGCGTGCCGCTCGGCGAGGGGCCGGCGGGCAGGGCGGCGGCCGACCAGCGCAACGTCTACATCCCGGACCTGCGCGTCGGTAGCGTCTGCGGCGCGGCCATCGGACCGGAGGCCCAGGCGGGCTTCTCGTCGTACATGGCGGTGCCGATGTCCGCCAAGGGGCAGTTGCACGGGGTCCTCGAGCTCTACGCGTACCGGCCGCTCGACGCGACACCCGAGTGGCAGGAGTACCTCGAGACGTACGCGGACCAGGGCGCCATCGCCCTCGAGAACTCGCAGCTCGTGCGCACGCTCGAACGCACGAACCAGGAGTTGCAGCGAGCGTACGACCGCACGATCGAGGGCTGGGCCAGTGCGCTCGACCTCAAGGACGAGGAGACGGCCGGGCACAGCAAGCGCGTGACGGACATGGCCGTGCGGCTCGCGCGCAAGCTCGGCGTGCCGGCCCAGGAGCTGGTCCACCTCCAGCGCGGCGCGCTCCTGCACGACATCGGCAAGATGGGCATCCCCGACCACATCCTCCTGAAGCGCGGGCCGCTCGACGCCGAGGAGTTCGAGGTCATGCGCCAGCACCCGGTCTACGCTTACAACCTGCTCTTCCCGATCGAGTTCCTGCGCCCCGCGCTCGACATCCCGTACTGCCATCACGAGAAGTGGGACGGCACCGGGTACCCGCGCCGCCTGCAAGGCGAGCAGATCCCGCTCGCCGCCAGGATCTTCGCCATCGTCGACGTGTACGACGCCCTCACCTCCGACCGCCCGTACCGCGAGGCGTGGCCGCAGGAACGCGCCCTCGGGCATATCCGCGACCAGAGCGGCACGCACTTCGACCCGAGGGTAGTGCAGGCGTTCTTCGACCTGCTGGAGCACGAGGTGAGCACGGAGCAGCGCGTATAG
- a CDS encoding (Fe-S)-binding protein produces MLSIPEKLLFVVLAAASAYLSFIGFRRVVRVIARGQTGQVPRLNRLPRRVFDGIARTLGQSTVFRARPVASFFHSFIFYGFILYLLVNVVDALNGLLPPSLTARLGFGVLGDMYRLVADVLTLLILVGMVYFLVRRFFVKPKTMQYGARVELHEDVKAGGVRRDSLIVGCFILLHVGSRLLAESFLLASHGGSDPYQPMASAVAGLIGGGNGRIVGYHVFWWGAIGMILAFLPYFPRSKHIHLFGAPSKFALARRTEELEPVPTGVLEPVDLEDEAAEQFGAARIEHLRFPQILDAYACIQCNRCANVCPANQTGKALSPAALEINKRYELNRIADAFANGEESPRPLIEFALPAEAVWACTTCGACMEVCPVGCEQMIDIVDIRRDLVMMQGEFPAELQTAFRGMERSGNPWGIGQDKRMEWADGLAVPTVEENPGFEVLFWVGCAGSYDPAAQKTTRAMARILEQAKVNYAVLGKGEKCTGDPARRAGNEYLYYQLASENVETLNAVLIDEKLDKGKSKLVLTTCPHCFNALLNDYPQLGGDYRVTHHTELIARLMAEGRIPPFELDESITYHDPCYLGRHNGVYDAPRQVLESGGATVIEMERSRNDSFCCGAGGAQFWKEEEEGDGRVSNERFDEAVATGAQVIATGCPFCKVMLSSSDGADGEAAPQVLDVAQLVAMRLDNIQALFDHHARAAGGSAGAGISGD; encoded by the coding sequence ATGCTGAGCATCCCCGAGAAGCTGCTGTTCGTCGTGCTCGCCGCCGCCTCGGCGTACCTCTCCTTCATCGGCTTCCGGCGGGTCGTCCGGGTGATAGCTCGTGGCCAGACCGGCCAGGTGCCGCGCCTGAACCGGCTGCCGCGCCGCGTCTTCGACGGGATCGCGCGCACGCTGGGGCAGTCGACGGTCTTCCGCGCCCGCCCCGTGGCGAGCTTCTTCCACTCCTTCATCTTCTACGGGTTCATCCTCTACCTGCTCGTCAACGTCGTCGACGCCCTCAACGGCCTCCTGCCCCCGAGCCTCACCGCGCGCCTCGGCTTCGGCGTCCTCGGCGACATGTACCGCCTCGTCGCCGATGTCCTGACGCTCCTGATCCTCGTCGGGATGGTGTACTTCCTCGTCAGGCGCTTCTTCGTCAAGCCCAAGACCATGCAGTACGGCGCGCGGGTCGAGCTCCACGAGGACGTGAAGGCGGGCGGCGTCAGGCGCGACAGCCTGATAGTGGGCTGCTTCATCCTCCTGCACGTCGGTTCGCGGCTGCTGGCGGAGAGCTTCCTGCTGGCCAGCCACGGCGGCTCCGACCCCTACCAGCCCATGGCGAGCGCGGTGGCCGGCCTCATCGGCGGCGGGAACGGGCGCATCGTCGGCTACCACGTGTTCTGGTGGGGCGCCATCGGCATGATCCTAGCGTTCCTGCCGTACTTCCCGCGCTCGAAGCACATCCACCTGTTCGGCGCCCCGAGCAAGTTCGCCCTCGCGCGGCGCACGGAGGAGCTGGAGCCGGTCCCGACGGGCGTGCTCGAGCCCGTCGACCTGGAGGACGAGGCGGCCGAGCAGTTCGGCGCGGCCCGCATCGAGCACCTGCGCTTCCCGCAGATCCTGGACGCCTACGCCTGCATCCAGTGCAACCGCTGCGCCAACGTCTGCCCGGCCAACCAGACGGGCAAGGCGCTCAGCCCCGCGGCGCTCGAGATCAACAAGCGCTACGAGCTCAACCGGATCGCCGACGCCTTCGCCAACGGCGAGGAGAGCCCGAGGCCGCTCATCGAGTTCGCGCTTCCCGCCGAGGCGGTGTGGGCGTGCACCACGTGCGGCGCCTGCATGGAGGTCTGCCCGGTCGGTTGCGAGCAGATGATCGACATCGTAGACATCCGGCGTGACCTGGTGATGATGCAGGGCGAGTTCCCGGCCGAGCTGCAGACCGCGTTCCGCGGCATGGAGCGCAGCGGCAACCCGTGGGGCATCGGGCAGGACAAGCGCATGGAGTGGGCCGACGGCCTAGCCGTCCCGACGGTGGAGGAGAACCCGGGGTTCGAGGTGCTCTTCTGGGTCGGTTGCGCCGGCTCGTACGACCCGGCGGCCCAGAAGACCACGCGCGCCATGGCGCGCATCCTGGAGCAGGCGAAGGTGAACTACGCCGTGCTCGGCAAGGGCGAGAAGTGCACGGGCGACCCGGCCAGGCGCGCGGGCAACGAGTACCTCTACTACCAGCTCGCCAGCGAGAACGTCGAGACCCTCAACGCCGTGCTGATCGACGAGAAGCTCGACAAGGGCAAGAGCAAGCTCGTGCTGACGACGTGCCCGCACTGCTTCAACGCCCTGCTCAACGACTACCCGCAGCTCGGCGGCGACTACCGCGTCACGCACCACACCGAGCTCATCGCCCGGCTGATGGCGGAGGGGCGCATCCCGCCGTTCGAGCTGGACGAGTCGATCACGTACCACGACCCCTGCTACCTCGGGCGCCACAACGGCGTCTACGATGCGCCTCGCCAGGTCCTCGAGAGCGGCGGCGCGACCGTCATCGAGATGGAGCGTAGCCGCAACGACTCCTTCTGCTGCGGCGCCGGCGGCGCGCAGTTCTGGAAGGAAGAGGAGGAGGGCGACGGGCGCGTCTCCAACGAGCGCTTCGACGAGGCGGTCGCGACGGGTGCGCAGGTCATCGCTACGGGTTGCCCCTTCTGCAAGGTGATGCTCTCGTCCTCCGACGGGGCGGACGGCGAGGCCGCGCCCCAGGTCCTCGACGTCGCCCAACTCGTCGCCATGCGGCTCGACAACATCCAGGCCCTCTTCGACCACCACGCGCGTGCCGCCGGCGGCTCGGCCGGCGCGGGCATAAGCGGCGACTGA
- a CDS encoding biotin transporter BioY, whose protein sequence is MTSSQLTSPLIDKLVPALPLKAAPATPRASLTASSLRQVALVVAGVAFLALLAQLRLQIGPVPVTGQTLGVLLLGAAYGVRLGTLATGAYLLLGAAGLPIFTGGQAGLAYALGPTGGYLLGFVVAAALLGYLAERGWDRTLGSAALAMLVASCVIYACGLAWLHVVLGGAWLRTLQVGLFPFLLGDLLKLLVAAVSLPAAWRFVGRR, encoded by the coding sequence ATGACGAGCAGCCAACTCACGTCCCCGTTGATCGACAAGCTGGTGCCGGCGCTCCCTCTGAAGGCGGCGCCAGCTACGCCCCGCGCGTCGCTCACGGCGAGCAGTCTCAGGCAGGTCGCGCTCGTCGTCGCCGGCGTAGCGTTCCTCGCGCTGCTCGCACAGCTGCGCCTGCAGATCGGTCCCGTGCCCGTCACGGGACAGACGCTCGGTGTCCTCCTGCTCGGTGCCGCGTACGGCGTCCGCCTCGGCACCCTGGCTACCGGGGCGTACCTGCTGCTCGGCGCCGCCGGCCTGCCCATCTTCACCGGCGGTCAGGCCGGCCTGGCGTACGCCTTGGGGCCCACGGGAGGCTACCTGCTCGGCTTCGTGGTCGCGGCCGCGCTCCTCGGCTACCTGGCCGAACGCGGGTGGGACCGCACGCTCGGCTCCGCGGCCCTCGCCATGCTGGTCGCCAGCTGCGTGATCTACGCTTGCGGCCTCGCCTGGTTGCACGTCGTCCTCGGCGGCGCGTGGCTGCGCACCCTCCAGGTCGGCCTCTTCCCGTTCCTGCTCGGCGACCTCCTCAAGCTCCTCGTCGCCGCGGTCTCCCTGCCGGCCGCATGGCGGTTCGTCGGGAGGCGCTGA
- a CDS encoding acyl-CoA thioesterase, producing the protein MTNGTARESQWVVSVQTAFPNMANPLGTLFGGHVMQLMDVGASIAAQRFCRQAVVTASTEPIDFRNPIHVGEIIELKCRVAWTGRTSMIVRCEVHGENPLTGERRLCTIGHLNFVAIGPDGRPTPVPALSVSTEMERHHWETGARVREDSERRRDRKVDEPTSGS; encoded by the coding sequence ATGACGAACGGCACGGCACGCGAGTCGCAATGGGTGGTCTCGGTCCAGACGGCCTTCCCGAACATGGCCAACCCGCTCGGCACGCTCTTCGGTGGTCACGTCATGCAGTTGATGGACGTCGGGGCGAGCATCGCGGCGCAACGCTTCTGCCGCCAGGCCGTCGTCACCGCCTCGACGGAGCCCATCGACTTCCGCAACCCCATCCACGTCGGCGAGATCATCGAGCTCAAGTGCCGGGTCGCGTGGACCGGCCGCACGAGCATGATCGTGCGCTGCGAGGTGCACGGCGAGAACCCACTGACGGGCGAGCGGCGGCTCTGCACCATCGGTCACCTCAACTTCGTCGCCATCGGCCCCGACGGCCGCCCCACGCCGGTGCCCGCCCTGAGCGTGAGCACGGAGATGGAGCGCCACCACTGGGAGACGGGCGCGCGCGTGCGCGAGGACAGCGAGCGGCGGCGCGACCGGAAGGTGGACGAGCCGACGTCCGGGAGCTGA
- the tkt gene encoding transketolase, with protein sequence MPDADFLADPALVQRSVNTVRALTIDATQAAGDGHPGMPLGAAAMGYTLFAHTMRYDPRDPTWSNRDRYVQSAGHGSMLLYSLLHLTGFELPMEELKRYRQWGSLTPGHPEHGHTVGVETTTGPLGQGISTAVGMALAEAHLAARYNRPGFDVVDHHTYVIASDGDLMEGVAAEASSFAGHHGLGKLIVLYDDNGISIDGPTSITFTEDVPARYRAYGWHVQTVADGNDVLALRRALAAARNETTRPSLIAVRTVIGYGSPKLAGTSKVHGSVLGAEEAEATKANLGIDWPAFTVPDDVSRHMRSAVARGAEARGAWQALFERYRAANPELAAEFERVTSGELPEGFDADLPSYPVGKSVATRKASLDAINALARHLPELVGGSADLAGSNYTDIAGETAMRAGDYAGRIIHFGIREHAMAAIANGLSLHGGLRPFVSTFLIFSDYLRPSLRLSALMGQGVVYDFTHDSIGLGGDGPTHQPIGELAALRAVPNLDVIRPADANETAQAWANAVRDSDRPTALAFTRQNVPNLAVPAGAVARGAYVLAEAGASGGLAEGGAGATLAPDPSVVPDLILIGTGSEVQLCLAARDVLEAEGVRTRVVSLPSFEVFARQDADYRAAVLPSGTRARVAVEAGATFGWERYTGDLGEVVGVDRFGASAPGDIVMREYGFTTETVVAAARRTLVRSR encoded by the coding sequence ATGCCTGACGCCGACTTCCTCGCCGACCCCGCGCTCGTGCAGCGCTCCGTGAACACCGTGCGCGCACTGACCATCGACGCCACCCAGGCCGCCGGCGACGGCCACCCCGGCATGCCGCTCGGCGCCGCCGCGATGGGGTACACGCTCTTCGCCCACACCATGCGTTACGACCCGCGGGACCCGACGTGGTCGAACCGCGACCGCTACGTGCAGTCGGCCGGACACGGCTCCATGCTCCTCTACTCGCTCCTGCACCTGACCGGCTTCGAGCTGCCGATGGAGGAGCTGAAACGCTACCGCCAGTGGGGGTCGCTCACGCCGGGGCACCCGGAGCACGGCCACACGGTCGGCGTCGAGACGACGACGGGACCGCTCGGGCAGGGCATCAGCACGGCCGTCGGCATGGCGCTCGCCGAGGCCCACCTTGCAGCCCGCTACAACCGGCCGGGCTTCGACGTCGTCGACCACCACACGTACGTGATCGCCTCCGACGGCGACCTCATGGAGGGCGTCGCCGCCGAGGCGTCGTCCTTCGCCGGCCACCACGGCCTCGGCAAGCTCATCGTCCTGTACGACGACAACGGCATCTCGATCGACGGTCCGACGAGCATCACCTTCACCGAGGACGTGCCGGCCCGCTACCGGGCGTACGGCTGGCACGTCCAGACGGTCGCCGACGGCAACGACGTGCTCGCGCTCAGGCGCGCGCTCGCCGCCGCGCGCAACGAGACGACCAGGCCGAGCCTGATCGCCGTGCGCACCGTGATCGGCTACGGGTCGCCGAAGCTGGCCGGCACCTCGAAGGTCCACGGCTCCGTGCTCGGCGCCGAGGAGGCGGAGGCGACGAAGGCGAACCTCGGCATCGACTGGCCGGCCTTCACCGTGCCGGACGACGTCTCGCGCCACATGCGCTCGGCGGTGGCCCGCGGAGCGGAGGCACGCGGAGCCTGGCAGGCGCTCTTCGAGCGCTACCGAGCCGCCAACCCCGAGCTGGCGGCCGAGTTCGAGCGCGTGACGAGCGGCGAGCTGCCCGAGGGCTTCGACGCCGACCTCCCCAGCTACCCCGTCGGCAAGAGCGTGGCGACCCGCAAGGCGTCCTTGGACGCCATCAACGCGCTCGCCAGGCACCTGCCCGAGCTCGTCGGCGGCTCGGCCGACCTGGCGGGCTCCAACTACACGGACATCGCGGGCGAGACCGCCATGCGGGCGGGCGATTACGCGGGTCGCATCATCCACTTCGGCATCCGCGAGCACGCCATGGCCGCCATCGCCAACGGCCTCAGCCTGCACGGCGGCCTGCGCCCCTTCGTCTCGACGTTCCTGATCTTCTCCGACTACCTGCGACCCTCTTTGCGCCTCTCGGCGCTCATGGGCCAGGGGGTGGTCTACGACTTCACCCACGACAGCATCGGCTTGGGCGGCGACGGGCCCACTCACCAGCCGATCGGTGAGCTGGCGGCCCTCAGGGCCGTCCCGAACCTCGACGTGATCAGGCCGGCAGACGCGAACGAGACCGCCCAGGCCTGGGCGAACGCTGTGCGCGACTCGGACAGGCCGACGGCCCTCGCCTTCACGCGCCAGAACGTTCCCAACCTCGCCGTACCGGCCGGCGCCGTGGCGCGTGGCGCCTACGTGCTGGCCGAGGCGGGCGCGAGCGGCGGTCTGGCGGAGGGCGGCGCGGGCGCGACGCTCGCGCCGGACCCGAGCGTAGTGCCCGACCTGATCCTCATCGGCACGGGCTCCGAGGTGCAGCTCTGCCTCGCCGCCCGCGACGTGCTCGAAGCCGAGGGCGTGCGGACGCGCGTCGTCAGCCTGCCGAGCTTCGAGGTCTTCGCCCGGCAGGACGCGGACTACCGGGCAGCGGTCCTGCCGTCCGGCACGCGCGCCCGCGTGGCCGTCGAGGCCGGCGCTACCTTCGGTTGGGAGCGCTACACTGGCGACCTCGGCGAGGTGGTCGGGGTCGACCGGTTCGGCGCCTCGGCGCCCGGCGACATCGTGATGCGCGAGTACGGCTTCACGACCGAGACCGTCGTGGCGGCGGCGCGCAGGACGCTGGTGCGCTCCCGGTAA